In Mytilus edulis chromosome 8, xbMytEdul2.2, whole genome shotgun sequence, the genomic window GCTTGATGTTCAATTAGTCAAAAAGACTTATAGATTCAATGTCATAATGGATTATACTTAATTAGTACTTGTAAATAGACcaaatttgtcaaatttatatTATCCATGTCTCAATAATTCAAATAGGCATTACTGTAGTAAAAATTTATAAGAGTTCCAGGGACCCAGTGTCTTGCCTGCTTTTGCTattaatcacaggctcaacaaaaggCTTTGATTAAAAtacaggatagtttatgaatctaataaatgttttaacaagaatgtgtccaaagtacacggatgcccactcgcactatcattttccatgttcaatggaccgtgaaaatgggtaaaaaatataattaggcattaaaattagaaagaccatatcatagggaacatttgtactaagtttcaagttgattggacttcaacttcatcaaaaactaccttgaccaaaaactttaacctgaaactcgcacttttattttctatgttcagtggaccatgaaataggggtcaaaagtttaatgtgtctttaatattagaaagatcatatcataaggaacatatgtactaagtttcaatttgattggacttcagcttcatcaaaaactaccttgacaaaaaactttaacctgaagcgggacagacggacggacgaacgaacgaacggacagacagacggaagaacagacgaacggacgcacagaccagaaaacataatgcccctctactatcgtaggtggggcataaaacctttaactgcagactgtatgtaatgttaactggagaaaaaaaaagccatttatcagtaaaatacggataaacaggtaCAATAATTcacttctagatactagcttttttttaattatttattgactCACAAAGCTGTTGTAAATTATATAATCCAATATTTCCTTCTGATAAAGAAATACTAGTTCAATACCATCAAGGAGGTATAACTTATataatatacgtccttgataACAGGTTGATATCTTTGTGGTATTTACATTTACCAGAATATCATGTGATTGTTACTATAGATAGCAAAGGGTATTTCCAATCAATGGCTTCTAAACAACAAGAGAGGTATGGTAGCACAatcttaaaattttcaacttactTGATATAATTCAATTTAAAAGGTAACACATATGTGACAATacatcatttaatatttttttaacaataaaattgatACATAAACCGCAGCTGAAATTAATATTGAATCAAGTTATTCCTCTAAAAATGTTTTACTTTCACTTTTGATTTTGTGTTGCTAAAGTCGTGGTAATTCCTCATTAGATAGTAACAAACTAAGACATTTGAAATGTTGAGCATTTTTTTTAGCACTTCTCAATCAGCTTTTATTTCATCAGCTTACTGGCTTTAATCACATTTTACAAGCTTTTAAAATGTTGTCAACTGATAGACATCTAATTAACGCATGCCCCATCTTTTGGACTATAAAGTTTATGTTATGGTGGCATCTATGACATATTAATTACCCCCTCCCCCCAATTATCAAACAATGAAAAATGCTGCTTTATCTTAACAATTCTATGTATTTAACCTCAACACTTACAACAGGAATATTGGACATTGGTATACAAATTTATAggaaccccatacccaattttaATATCAGCTGGCAAAAATACGCCCAATTAGAGTTATTCCATTTATTCATCCTGCCGTGCAATACATATTGTACAAgtatatatcaaatgaaaataaagtcaTCATAGTCATAGAcaccagaattaaattttgtatttacgccagacgcatgtttcgtctacaaaagactcatcagtgacactaacatccaaaaaagttaaaaaagccaaataaaggaCGTTGAAAACTGGTGAGAAATAAATGTATCTTTGACCTTCCCAAAAAGATATACTAAAAGAGACAATTCAAAAATACTTATTATTTTATACTTGTAGGATGGATATTGAGGATCGCCGCCGATATTTTATTGTAGGATCAGTAATTTTAGAGATTGTTCAACCATTGTTTAGAACCAGACTAGAAAATGACTGCACAAGTAGAGGTCTTGGGTCTTTTCAAGACTTTCTAAACTCTCAACCAGTAATACACATACTGTTTCACCTACGACACAGAAATGCTATTTGCTGTAAAGACAAAATCAATTGTTATGACAACTCAAAACTTCCGCTGATATATTGTCAATGGAACCTGCTGTACACCGAGAGTCCAGGACAACGTGGTCACAACTGCCATTGCAAGTTCACAGCAAACCAAGTCCAGCTGAATGATCTTGATATATCTTTAGCAGGTTTAATATTACTAAACTGTTGTAATCTTGCACCAGCTGATGACAATGCTGTACATAAATTACGTCGCTACAAGAATGATTATCTTAGCCACAACACAGAGGGTGAAATATCTGAGACGGAGTATAAAAGCCTGTGGACAGACCTAACTAGTTTTGTCCTTCAGTTGGAtccaaataaacaaaatgacctCATCAGGATAGAGAACAGACCACTTGATGAAGGATTATGTAGTCGATACAGTATAGATCTTTTGAATATTCACAAAAAACTCAATGAGGTTAGcaatttttttctgcatttaaaagttgaaaaatcaaTTATTGAACTATTTCATCACAAATTCATTACCTTATACATATAATCTGatatatatcaaaacattgtGTTCAAaacaactagatatcattgagatgggagccatctctgtgggccccgctgtgaataatgtgcattaaaaaattgtatctttaccataggacatgggtttgtcaactgaaatcaaagtttttgaccttgacctttgacctaggaagttgtaaataaattatgacacaccctttggtgttggtttataaacatgtcaagtataaactttgaaatgataacggttctcaagatatagagcggacacgatctttaccataggacatggggttgtcaactgaaaccaaagtttttgaccttgacctttgacctaggaagttgtacataaattatgacataccctctgatattggtttatatacatttcaggtataaactttaaaatgataacggttctcaagatatagagcagacacaatctttaccataggacatggggttgtcaactgaaaccaaagtttttgaccttggactttgccctaggcagtcgttcataaattatgacacaccctctggtgttggttcatatacatgtcaagtataaactttgaaatcataacggttctcaagatatagagcagacacgatcttcaccacaggacacagggttgtcaactgcaaccaaagtttttttaccttgacctttgacctaggaagttgtacatacatcatgacacgccctctggtggtggttaataaacataagtataaagtatgaaatcataatggttctctagatatggagcggacacaaagttaaagtgttacggacggaaggacggacgaacagactgatcactatagggcgaccagactttggcggggccctaattaaCATCCATCTCTATTGATTGACAAAACATTAATTTTCATGATTTCGGTGTACAGATAATGAAATTCCCTGGAAATTCAGTACTTTGCAAACATTCAATAAATCCATATATCTTATTTCTCTATTCTAAAGCTCAATATTTTCcaaacatgtcaaatgtcctATAAATGTTGTTTCTCCCAAATGTCCCCATGTCAATCCAAACTTCCTCGTTTGACATTAGGACATTTAGGAGAAACAACCATATAGGACATTGTGACATGAAAGTATTTACTTTGTGACAGAATTTTTTCCAGGAAAACACATTAATTTGAGATTGTGTATAGCAACATGTTTATCCATCATGATGAAAGAATTTTTGTTGACAAATTATAATTATGTTCCTTACTTTGAAGACTATTATGTTACTTACCCATTATATACTTCAGCTTTAGAAATTCTTTTTTAGTTGAGAACTTCATACAATTAACAATACTTTTTACAGATGGACACTTCAATTCAAGGAATTAGTTCAACTGTACAGGGAATTGACAGTTCAATGCAGGTAATGCCATTGTTATTCAAAATATCAGTCTATTTAAgaagtttgtttgtttattttttttggctattttgaaatatttaaaatgcaaATATGCCCTAGGCACCaaaacatgtcgatcaataaatttctgcagcagtccctaaagtgttgttgatataagactctctacaaaatacaaatatatgtagactttggcaaaaccacaaaaattggtaccaacgaaaataaatgaatcctgtagtaagaatttataaaataaagctgataacaaattcaaatcaAAGTATGCACTCTCTTGTTTTTTCTAATCCACAGGTACAGATATAATCCTATTTTTATGATGATTAACATGTAATATGTCCAAAAGATTTCATAACTTATTACCAATTAAGCAACAATTTGTACTGAGGAGCAAAACATGATTTCATTAAATAATATGAATCAACTAGACACAACTTTTCTGGATGTTCATTATTTACTGTATTTTACAGGAACTATTGATTTACCACAGAAATGAAGCAATATGCCAGCACTGCAAGAAAAAATTGAATGAGCAAGGTCAGCATGTTTACTGTAAATTGTCAAAACAAACATCCATCAACATTTGATTTTGTCCAAATCCTCATAGTTTTGATAGCTACCACAAACTATGGTACTTTTGGCTATTggcatatttttgtttattctgCAATTCAGATAAAGCactaaaaaaacaaaccaaattgaatataaaatttaccaaaataaataaaagtgttCGGTAATTCTGTGGTTATCATAATGAATGTAAGTCATTGAGTATCATGACTAAATTCAAATAGATAGATTGGTACATACAGgattaaattttactaaaaaagaCAACTAAACTTATCATATAAGCAGTAAGGGTCATCACATCAAATGTTCCTAAATTATAATGATCCTTCATGATTACAATATCAGTTGCTTATTGTAACAAATCACAAATTGATAAGATGTAATATTCTATTTGTCAAAGCATTGCATTTGAATCCGATTTCATATTATAtcagtctgcaccaaaatctTTCTGTCCTaacaaagttttgtaaattcTTACTAGTCCTGATTTAATTTTACTAGTATGGGGCATTCAACTAGTGACTTACCATGCAGATTGTTGACACATTTAAGATCAATTTTTCTActtattattctttatatacagttaactctcgttgtctcgaactcggttgactcgaaatttcggatgagtcgaagttttcacgtggtcccaaactttattccatacaaaagtatgtaattcgactcctgatgagtcgaaattggatgagtcgaaatttcggttgagtcgaactaaattaacggtcccaaggttaacaaaagcattcaaaattcattttttatctcgaactaatacacatatgtcaaaacatgacctccgggatttaaatggattgaatagttaatctgacaatacacgtgtaattaaatgtccggtcactgaccactgtattgatttatgacatgcaaTTTCCATGAGTGTTTACTTAAGATTATCTTTTAAagaattttgacaaataattagtgatacattgttaatgttcatgaaaaggtatttaaaatgtttacaaaacaattaatttgtgatttacactaTAAATGAGCTTGGatgtgtataaagtgaggattatggcttccgttgatgatcacctaaaaactactcaaacggcgtctttaatcttgttatattttcttttgaaaagaaagagtgagataaaacaaaatgaatagaaatcaaaattttcttaaatctcttgtatccgaaaataaacaattttgtcagctataaccgacctgaataacgaaactatcgattggaaattactctcttggaaaagccataggattttttttttttttaattaaaagaattgaataaataaaaaaaaaaatttcatcataataataaaagactgtgacatacaaatatatcgatctgatactagaatatcgatccccttgaCATATttacccggatttattttagctttaccaagctaagcaagagttgtgtcccttagattgtcgaacttccggtgttcgtttgagtcgaactacgtgtatctcgaaatatttctctggtccggctgacttcgacataacgagagtcgactgtataattatttttcctttttctttgtattttgttAGAGCTGTTCAAAGACCTCCAGTCTCAATGCCACCAACATTCAGCTTCAAcacaaattgaacaaaaaattcCATATGATAAAAATTTAATACTATATTATTGAGTCATTGCTAAAGTTTCAAGACTTGATTCACTAGTCTaaaatcaaaccacatctttatgtaaaaaacacaaaaatattctTAATTACAGTCCATATTTAGAATAGTCTACTGATTTTAACTTGGATGTCATCACCTAATGTAGTGAACACAATATTTCCCTATATAGTAATTTAATGCAAAAGTTGATTCCTTTATTTCATAGGCATTGTGAGCTTGGAAACATTAATACCAGATGTAGTAATGATGGATGATGGCAGACTTGTGTTATGTTTGTTCCATGAGAGCAGACTATTGATCTGTAACCCAGATGGATCACAGATAGACAGTTTACCAGTCGAGGGTTGTCCATGTTGTGTTATAGCTGTCAACAACTCTACAGTGGCTGTTACAGTTGATAAATCCCTCAAATGTTATTGTATAGAGATGTATGatataaacaataaacataaacTCAAACTGTCAACAACTCTACAGTGGCTGTTACAGTTCTTCAACCCTTCAATGGAGACTATATAGAGATGTATGatataaacaataaacataaacttaaatcCATATCAGTACCTACAATGTCCATTCATAGTGGCATAACAATGATAAACAACAAGTTAGTAGTAGGTGGTGATGATGGACTACTGATTGTTGATCATCAGACAGGAGAGACAATACAGACAATACAAACAAACTGCCCACCATACAGGATACATGCTTCGGGTTACAGAATATtcttaatcaatcaaccaatg contains:
- the LOC139485562 gene encoding uncharacterized protein isoform X2; the protein is MDIEDRRRYFIVGSVILEIVQPLFRTRLENDCTSRGLGSFQDFLNSQPVIHILFHLRHRNAICCKDKINCYDNSKLPLIYCQWNLLYTESPGQRGHNCHCKFTANQVQLNDLDISLAGLILLNCCNLAPADDNAVHKLRRYKNDYLSHNTEGEISETEYKSLWTDLTSFVLQLDPNKQNDLIRIENRPLDEGLCSRYSIDLLNIHKKLNEMDTSIQGISSTVQGIDSSMQELLIYHRNEAICQHCKKKLNEQGIVSLETLIPDVVMMDDGRLVLCLFHESRLLICNPDGSQIDSLPVEGCPCCVIAVNNSTVAVTVDKSLKCYCIEMYDINNKHKLKLSTTLQWLLQFFNPSMETI
- the LOC139485562 gene encoding uncharacterized protein isoform X1 produces the protein MASKQQERMDIEDRRRYFIVGSVILEIVQPLFRTRLENDCTSRGLGSFQDFLNSQPVIHILFHLRHRNAICCKDKINCYDNSKLPLIYCQWNLLYTESPGQRGHNCHCKFTANQVQLNDLDISLAGLILLNCCNLAPADDNAVHKLRRYKNDYLSHNTEGEISETEYKSLWTDLTSFVLQLDPNKQNDLIRIENRPLDEGLCSRYSIDLLNIHKKLNEMDTSIQGISSTVQGIDSSMQELLIYHRNEAICQHCKKKLNEQGIVSLETLIPDVVMMDDGRLVLCLFHESRLLICNPDGSQIDSLPVEGCPCCVIAVNNSTVAVTVDKSLKCYCIEMYDINNKHKLKLSTTLQWLLQFFNPSMETI